Proteins encoded by one window of Streptomyces sp. NBC_01477:
- a CDS encoding helix-turn-helix domain-containing protein — protein MATASRLGDYLRARRERVRPADVGLPEGGRRRVPGLRREEVALLAGISVEYYLRLEQGRDQHPSHQVLAGIARALRLSTDEERYLTALAAAPPASRRRSARPERVSPEVRTLIDNWTTTPALVHGRYMTTLAANAMAVALSPFFAPGVNTLRAAFLEPAMRDFYRDWDAMTAKAVAYLRSIIGATDDPRLAELIGGLSLRSDRFRTLWGRQDVRQKTSGVTLLQHPQVGPLDLHYEKLALPSAPGQMLITYHAEPGSPSYERLQLLAHLTTQRGSGEATSEPAHIGTAPHMATGPHAASARHSATPSDGDAAPHAPAGAAPTAADAPSRR, from the coding sequence CGGGTGCCGGGGCTGCGCCGGGAGGAGGTCGCGTTGCTCGCGGGCATCAGCGTGGAGTATTACCTGCGGCTCGAACAGGGCCGCGACCAGCACCCCTCGCACCAGGTGCTGGCCGGCATCGCCCGCGCCCTGCGGCTCAGCACCGACGAGGAGCGCTATCTCACCGCGCTGGCCGCCGCGCCCCCGGCCTCCCGCCGCAGGTCCGCCCGGCCCGAGCGGGTCAGCCCCGAGGTGCGGACGCTGATCGACAACTGGACCACCACTCCCGCCCTGGTCCACGGCCGCTACATGACGACGCTGGCCGCCAACGCCATGGCCGTCGCCCTGAGCCCCTTCTTCGCGCCCGGCGTGAACACGCTGCGTGCGGCCTTCCTGGAACCCGCGATGCGCGACTTCTACCGTGACTGGGACGCCATGACCGCCAAGGCCGTCGCCTATCTGCGCTCGATCATCGGCGCCACCGACGACCCGCGCCTGGCCGAACTGATCGGCGGGCTGAGCCTGCGCAGCGACCGCTTCCGTACGCTGTGGGGCCGCCAGGACGTGCGCCAGAAGACCAGCGGCGTCACGCTGCTCCAGCATCCGCAGGTCGGCCCGCTCGACCTGCACTACGAGAAGCTGGCGCTGCCCTCCGCGCCCGGCCAGATGCTCATCACCTACCACGCCGAGCCCGGCTCGCCCTCGTACGAACGCCTCCAGTTGCTGGCCCACCTGACCACGCAGCGGGGAAGCGGCGAGGCCACGTCCGAACCCGCGCACATTGGCACGGCGCCGCATATGGCGACGGGTCCGCACGCTGCCTCGGCTCGGCACAGTGCGACGCCTTCAGACGGGGATGCGGCTCCGCACGCCCCTGCGGGGGCGGCGCCGACCGCCGCCGACGCCCCATCCCGGCGGTAG
- a CDS encoding ABC transporter ATP-binding protein yields MMNKHPEPAVEASGLRVLRGGRTVLDNLAFTIPRGRITGLLGPSGCGKSTLMRAVVGSQAHVTGTLTVLGRPAGHRDLRPRVGYVTQAPSVYTDLTARQNLDYFAAVLGIPRRDRPTHVDRALRDVDLTSHADALAGNLSGGQRGRVSLAAALLGDPEFLVLDEPTVGLDPVLRRDLWQLFHRLTDERGATLLVSSHVMDEAERCHRLLLLRDGRLLADGTPDALRRGTATDTVEEAFLHLVDQADAAEPRTPDPAAAEPRTLAAAPTEATPR; encoded by the coding sequence ATGATGAATAAACACCCGGAACCCGCGGTGGAGGCGTCCGGCCTCCGCGTCCTCCGCGGTGGCCGCACCGTGCTCGACAACCTCGCCTTCACGATCCCGCGCGGCAGAATCACCGGCCTGCTCGGGCCGAGCGGCTGCGGCAAGTCCACCCTCATGCGGGCCGTCGTCGGCTCCCAGGCGCACGTCACCGGCACCCTCACCGTCCTCGGCCGCCCCGCGGGCCACCGCGACCTGAGGCCCAGGGTCGGCTACGTCACCCAGGCGCCGTCCGTCTACACCGACCTGACCGCCAGGCAGAACCTCGACTACTTCGCCGCCGTCCTCGGCATCCCCCGCCGCGACCGCCCCACGCACGTGGACCGCGCCCTGCGCGACGTCGACCTCACCTCGCACGCCGACGCGCTGGCGGGGAATCTGTCCGGCGGCCAGCGCGGCCGGGTCTCGCTCGCCGCCGCCCTGCTCGGCGACCCCGAATTCCTCGTGCTCGACGAGCCCACCGTCGGCCTCGACCCCGTGCTGCGCCGCGACCTTTGGCAGCTCTTCCACCGCCTCACCGACGAGCGCGGCGCGACCCTCCTGGTCTCCTCCCACGTCATGGACGAGGCCGAACGCTGCCACCGCCTGCTGCTGCTCCGCGACGGCCGGCTGCTCGCCGACGGCACTCCCGACGCGCTGCGCCGCGGCACCGCGACCGACACCGTCGAGGAGGCCTTCCTCCACCTGGTCGACCAGGCCGACGCCGCCGAACCCCGTACGCCGGACCCCGCCGCCGCCGAACCCCGTACTCT